ctgtacAACCATGTGGTGCAAGTAATAACATACCTGGTTGACACACCATCGGAGGCATCTCCATTGAGGCTGGCTTCATAGGTTGTGCAGATACAATAGCCGGATCAAGAGACTGTCCGTCAAAATCAAGCATGGAGtcctggaggaaaaaaaaaaaaaaaaggctgtttAGTATGCATTTGAACATATGGAAAAAGAACAAACCTGCAAAAGAACCCACCTGCATGAAGTTGTATGGACCCTGCATCTGTGCCATGAGATCCTGAACCACCTGCTGTCTAATCACAGGGTCTGAAGGGGGTGTTGGTGTTACTGTGGTCAGTGGATGGGGCTCTGGGACAACAGGGCTAGGGGTGGTTTGAACCGGCTGCTGCATGGAGTTAACCACCTGTAACAGAGCCAACAGACTTAAGAAATGTGCCCAATTACACACTAATCCAGTGGTTCACATCCATGTTGAACATGCAGATTTCTTAAACTTCCCCCAGTCTTCTGGAATTTTACCAATTAGTTcttttaatttgaattattttagtTACTAATctacagaaagatttttttgtactttaaaaaaaaaaaaaaaaaaaaaaaaaggaggggggggggggggggggctcgGGGCTTTAAATATTGTGGACAGTGGGAGGCTTTGGACTCAAAATGATTGAGAACCAATAAAACACTAATGATCCATACCCAAAATatggaaaaataagtcaatatAGGTTGCAATGCAATTTCTAGAGCAGCTTACCTCAGTTTCTGCACTCCATTCCTCTATTTGCTCCTTATCGCCAGTACTGTATGTGCTCTCCGAAACAAACTGCCTATTCACAAACTAGAGAGAGAAGAAAAGGTCAAGAAAATTAATGGTAGTCAGGATTAAACTTAAACTTAACTGTACCCCTAAGAGAAAGATCATACAATTATAGGGTTCATTCATACAAATTCATTCTGTCCCTGAGGCACTTACGTAAAATGTTTTTGCACCAAAAACAGCTGTAATTTAGTTTTTCACAACCAGTTTGTCTATCCTAAATCCTGGTTTATTCTTGCAGAGTCCATGAGAGCATGTAGATGAATTTGcaaaacagtgttattttagtatcaagGGTGTTTGCTAACTTCACTCTGAAGAGTTTGTTCAATAGAAATCTTTCAATGAAGATAGGCAAACAACCTTCAAAATTAATTTGGTACAAATCCTTTAAAGTTCCAAGTTTCCATGTCATGCCATAGGCTCTCTCCAAATCAAAAAAGTCAGCTACAACATGTTCTTTCCTAATAAAAGCATCACGAATATAACTTAAGACAGACAAAGTGGTCTGTAGTGCTTTCCTAAATCCACATTGGGCATTACTTATGTGATGTTCAGATTCCAGTATCCAGACCAGGCAATCATTAACTATCCTCTCTATTGTTTTGCATAAGCAACTGGTTAAAGCTATAGGGTAATAATTAATCggatcattatagttatcaaaTAGTTATTTCTGCTTCATGCCAAGAGCATGGAATTTTTTTCCGATATCCAGATAGataaagttaaaaattctaagAAACATTTTTAGTAAAAGGTGAGGTAGATTCTTTAAAAATTGGTAGTGAATTTTATCTGGTCCAACAGCTGTGtcgtgggattttttttttttttttttttttttttaaatggctccTTGTTAGCAGCTTTGAGGCAGTGCACATTGCCTACCCAAGGGTCATGCTTGGgacccgttcacaccaagatgAATGTTCAGAGCAAAAACAAGTGTTAAagcattccttttttttttttttaaagagaggCACTCTAAACTCTTTAACAGTGAAGAAAATGGCCAACCAATAAGATTTGAGCTTTTGAACGTGCTCAGAAATGCTGATATTGCATAAAACTATGACTTGGTAGCACTCGTGAGTCACGACAGGATATTATGCTCAGAGACAGTGTATAGAGGAAAAATCCTGTAATTCTGTACTTTTGTATTTGGTGTTGTCTGATAAGCAACAGTGAATACAAACATCTGAACGGTCTTCAAAAAAGGAAAGTTGGGCAGCGCGGTTGTGTATGAGGTAACTGGGGTATTAAGcaccacctactgtcagagaaaATTAGCATTTTCCACCAGCTAGTTTTTCGCATTGGTCTGAAAATTTtagttcttaaaggattagtccacttttaaataaacttttcctgataatttactcacccccatttcatccaagatgtccatgtctttctttcttcagtcgaaaagaaattaaagtttttgatgaaaacattccaggatttttctccatatagtggacttcaatttgAAGCTACAGTGAAAtgaattttgaccttcaactgtttggtgcccattgttctacacgatcccagacgagaaataagggtcttatctagagaaacaatcactaattttctaaaataaataaaatattatacattttaaccataaatgctcattttgaactagctctcttctctATTacaattccagcagtgtagacactgctaagtgtctACACAGGTCACAGTTTGAAccaatttttatatgcaatatgctagttcaatagtatatagcAATTAGTTCACACTTCGTGTCTACACTGGCGAAACTCTAGAGGAGAAtaagagctagttcaagatgagcatttctggttaaaaagtataattttttttttttttttgatgagtgattgtttctctagataagaccattatttctcatctgggatcgtgtagaacaatttgaagctgcagtgaaactaattttgaccttcaactgtttggtgcccattgaagtccactatatggaaaaacaTCCTGGAATGTtgatcaaaaactttaatttcttttcgactgaagaaagaaagacaaacatcttggatgacatgggggtgagtaaattatcaggaaaagtttatttaaaagtggactaatcctttaacatgtGTGTTGGTGTGATAAGGCCTTCAGTTTCAATAAATGTGCTTTTTGGACTAGGGAGGAATGTATGAGTTCTCaaaactacatttacattttcatagtACAATGAGTGGCCATGTCAGATCATCCAGTAAAATGATTCCACAAATGTGAAGCTTGCATTGCACAAGGCCTGCATTTAAGCAACTTGTCTCACCTCGGTTGCCTCAATTGGAATGGGTTCTGCATACTCTTCCGTCACTTCAACCTCTGTTAGGAGACATAAAGGTCAATCTCTCAGAAATCAGTCTGGATCACAGCGGTTTCAGAATGAATGTCACTCGACTGAGCAAAATGAAACGAGATTTACCCGCATCAGGAGGGCGTTCCTCTGCTTCAGACACTTCCACCACAGTGGTTTGCTCCTCTTCCTCCGCGCAAACTCCGTTCTGATGAGACTGCACTCTGTCAAAGTAGCCGCTCTGCAAAACTCGCTCCAACGTCTCATTCAGTGCTTTATCTGAGAGAAAAGTTTCAaaaggtttagggtcagtaagattgaGTGTTTTGAAAAGTCCAGGGCTCTCAAAGACTGTACACACTTGAttaaaagtacagtaaaaacagtaatagtgaaatgttataatttaagattatattttaaaacttaatTCCTATGATGGTAAAGctacattttcagcatcattactccagtcttcagtcacatgatccttcagaaatcagtcaaatatgctgatttgctgctctttttttatagaaatcagaattttaaatataaaccttgagtaacaatataaatgtaattacggtcacttttgatcaatttaatgcgtttttgcagaataaaatgattaatttcaaTGTCAAGTTCTGCCAGAAAAAGACAttacatttgaaagcagacAGTTACTAAATGCCTAAATCAATGTAGAGCATGCTGCATACTTCCAGCCCAGCTGGTGCACAGCAAATGGATGTATTTATATGCGATGAGCCACATGATCTGCCACTGAATTCCACTGAAGGAAAGTGCTAGAGGCTGGAAGCTTTCTAAGGAAGGGTAATAGAATATTTATGATATAATTACATTGGTTAAAATTAAGCATCCCTGTGAATatagaaatattgtaatatGCTTTTTATAAAGCCATTAACATGTCACTAGCATTAATCTATTCACCTTATTTTGCAATGTGAAAGTAAGCTATTTTCTGCAAATGTGCGAGACTTCAGATTCATTAATCACTATAGGTACACAACTAGAAGAATAACTGTACAGTGCAGTAAAGGGTAAAGTGATTTGTGCCACTGATGGAGAGACCTGGGAGTTGTATTCCATCACTGTTTTTATCTGTGTTCCTGtgcattttacaatatttatgaGGGGTTTGCCGTTTTCTCTCGTTTTAGTTGAGTGGGTGTGGCCTTAAAAACAAACTGCTTAGGAGCGCACATTTTAGCTATTTATAGAAATGTTTGTGCAAATGTGTTGGTTTTATCTGTcttattgtatttattgatttgttttaACTCGTTATTAATCATCttgtgtattatttattaatcacAGTAAGGCAAGGAGTTAATTTTACAAAAATGGTATGTTCCAATTAGCAAGCGGGAACTGTGTATGTGTATTTAAGGCAGCAGTCATTAGTGGAAGGGAGGAATGAAGGACAGATCATGGGATTTGAGATGGTGAACAAGGTTATCGAAGTGCTGCTTGAGCACACAAACTCTGGTCGTACCCCCTCTTAggttaaaaataaggtggatatcCTGTCTCATAAATAGGCCTAAATGAACATTTGacctattaatttctttcattcatAAAGGGATCTTGCAGTCATTGGGACATGTACACATACACATTTGTGCTTTGTTTTCACAAACAGATTATGATTCAGCAATAAAATTCACAAtttatacacacaaaaaaaagtgtaggaacaaataaaaaagtagaaaaaaaaatatggatggCCATATAATCATTAAGGCTACATTTTATACATTGATATTTAAATCTTAAATTTCATCATGTACAGTTAAAGAAAAGCTGCATTCTAGCGTGAGCTGCGAGATTTGTCTGTATAACAGATACGCATCTGTAATCTGGGTCTGTATAAAAGGTGTTTGAACTTGTTTTAAGGATGGCACAATTGGCATTGCTCGAGGATCTTGCTGCGTAGTGTGTGTCATGTTTGCTGGGAATGATGAAAGGCTTTCAAAGAAAAGAAACTAACCATGAGCATGCAGTCGCTCATTTAGAGTACTCCAAATTCAGTAACATTAGTGAATTTGTTCTTGACTGAGGTCAAGAACAAATTCATGTGCGTATGCACATGTTGTGAATCAGgcgaatgtttttgtttttgtgagaaGTTCTCCTGTgagaacaaatacaaaataaaccaTGCAATTAGTGAATGAATGTCCTTAGACCGCTGCCAAACACACAGCTGCAGGACATCTCCAATACAGAAGACAGAAGATGGAGCATGAGTCAGGACAGCCATGACTTGTTTTCTAAAAACTATTTAACAACGATTTATGCAACATTCTGCATCAGCACGCATGTTTTTGGGAACTTAATgcatttgaaatattaaaaggttagttcacccaaaactaaCCCTTCactcaattactcaccctcatgtcattccaaacccgcaagactgttcgtcttcagaacacaaatgaagatctttttgattaaGTTTGCaatctttctgtccctccattgacagctaggTGTCTACCACTTTGAGGctacaaaaagttcataaagagatggtaaaaataatccatatgaattgagtggtttagttccgtttatgttcactgatcaatgtttatgtgtgaataaaagcctaaattcaatctgttcttCATATTAAGTGATTATGTCACTTCAGAAAATTTAGACTAAACCGCTTAATTCATCTGGATTAATTTACGATCTCTATGaatttttgaagcgtcaaagggGGTAGCTCTTTAGCATTCAATGGAgagatttttttaatagatcttcatttgtgttatgaagatgaagaatgaaagtcttacaggagtggaacgacatgagggcaagtaaatactattttaatttttgggtgaactatccctttaagcatatTACACCAGATTTCCTGAGAATGCAAATATTAGTCTCCTTCTGCTAACATGCCCAAACACATAACTGGATCATGAGGAAACAGTTGCTTTCCAACCCAGCTGCAaatttctttacatttttaaaacaatggCTGCATTACCGCACCCTTTAAAACccacaacaacatcaacaacaaaataacttaAGCATcacataataatcataaaaaccTATTACTACTTTCAAAATGTTTAACTTCTTGTGCATAAATGTTACCATGAGGGATCAGACTCTAGTATAGACCtaaaaaggattaaaaaaaaaaatccactataacatacatgttgttccTGCTACAGGCTTCTCCTTCCCCTCCAAAAGTTCCCATAAGTGCTGTGATGCTTCTTGATACTGGTCAGTCAACCTGCGTGAGAAAAGCATTCCATTATGAATACACTTTATCCaagagatgaaaaaaaaaaaaaaaaaaaaaattctaatgaAAACAGCAGCGCACAAAAAAGCGCCAATATTTTGTGAGAATGGCAATtcttttgggtgaacaatccaaTAAAGCTatgattcacccaaaaatgaccaTTCCATCATCACCCTTACCCTTGTGTtttttccaaacccataaggcttttgttcatcttcaaaacatttttaattaaatctaaGAGAATTCTGTCCTCGACTGAAAGTCCACACCACCAGAGCTTTGACACTTCAAAGTTAGAGTAATCTTAGAGTAATCAATATGAAGCAAGCTTGCTTGACACACAGTAACAAACATCACtagttcttgcagaagctcagaCTTTCTTACATGTTTCACGAGAACAAACCACACTGATTCTCGAGCTCCTTGTATGCGTGTTTACCAATACATGAATAAATGCCTATaagttatgtaaaaaaaaaaagcaatcacATCTCTTCATAAGACTTGGATTGATATGGATTTTAAGCAtcaaagttatgaaatttgtaCTTTCAACAAAGGCACACAAATCTTTCCTGTTGCATATCTTCACTTgtgtttcaaaaacaaaacaaagatttgcaacgacatgaggatgagcaATTGAtgacaatttaaatttttgggtgaactgtccctttaaaccAGTGTTTCTCAAATCCAGTCATCGGGACCCAACCCCCACCCCCACAAGAATGTTTTAGATGTCTTTCCATTAAACACACTAAAGAAGCTGATGAGTTCAATAAGGCGTTTTAATTAGTGAGGAATCCGAAATATTCTGGTACGTTGGTTGCctggagttgagaaacactaCTATAAAGCTTCTTTAAAATCTTGCAGGACACAAATTGGCTGGCAAACTTTAAAGCGTGCAGTGCCACTGCTGAGACCTCAAGCTGTCTGAAATGATGCATCTAAAAATCAATTCAAGGATACTTCATGTTGCAGTTGGTAGAACACcaagattttgtttgtttgtttacagcATAGTTTACATTTGCATGCAATTTTCAGAAAGGTGGTCAGGATTGAATGGACAATCTATGTCACCTGATGTTTTGGTCACGTTCGGGCCCCACAAGCTTGTAAAACTCATCCAGAGAAGTAAGGTCACTCTCCGTAAGCAGCGAAGGTCCTCCGGCTCCTTGCAGCAGCTCTTGTCGCACGCTTTCATCCCCGAGTCGGTCAAGGAGGAACTGCAGCTCCAGAACCCGTTTCAGCCTTTTCTGTTCCACCTCTTCACGATGGAGCTGCTCACGACGTGCCGCTTTCTTAACGGTCTTCTGGATCTATCCAAAGCAATGGATTGTTGGAGACACCGATTCATATAAACCACGGGTGttcaatcctgctcctggagggccacggtcctgcagagtttagctccaatcctAATTAAacacctgatccagctaatcaaggtcttactagAAACGTCCAGCGGGTGTGttaggcaagttggagctaaactctgcaggacagtgaccCTCCAGGACCAATTTTGGACACTCCTGATTATTATAAACATGCCAGTGAGTTTTGGATCTATGCACATTCTCAacaccccaaaaaaaaaaaaaaaaaaaaaaaaaaaaagatgatatGAAGACAgcaaattcaattttcatgTACTCACTTCTTGACCCAATGCCAAAAAGCTCTTGTGCAGCTCCCGTGCAAACTCGAGGTTATGGATTACTTCCTGATACTTAGACAGGGCTTCCTATATTGATTAAGGAAAAGAGCGGATTTTAGAAAATCTGAAAGACAACTGAAGGACAACAAAACATGCCTTGTTTACCCACCAGCTGGTCCTGGTTGAGACGTTCCCCTTTGCTGTTCCTGGCCTGATAGTCATCAAGTTTGCTCTGCAAGAAGACACGTGAAAAGAATACATAAAACTTGAAAAATAAACAAGTTATGTAACAAATTACAGTACTCATAAAACCATCCGATCAAGTCATTCACAATAAATTCTCGCCTCTCATAAAAGCAGGGGTGCGTAGAGGTTTGTAAACCGTACCATTCAAAGTTTAGGGTCTGAAAGATATTTTTGCCTGGTTTCAGAGACAAGGCTTTGATTAAACTAGGATTTGGCCTTAGTTAAATCAGGAGATTTAAGTAgcatttataaacattttaagttataaacaaaaacattcctgctgtgcatcttgagacaaaacaatagcactGACacttaaacatgcattttagtctgggaccaGTTTAAGCCtcgtctgtgaaactgggcagtTAAGTTTAAGAAATAATTCcacattttaaatcaaaaatacagaaaaaaaaaaaaaaaaattttaaaatattatttattcctgtgatacatgatccttcagaaatcattctgttCATTTGGtgtctaaaaaacaaaaaaaacaaaaaaaaaacaaatcaaaaaacaaaacacaaatcaTATTCACGTTGGAAACTgttgtgctgattaatatttttgtggaaaatgtaatactttctttttcaggattctttgatgaatataaagtcacaacatttaatttaaagggttacttcaccctaaaatgaaaataatgccatttattactcacatttattatggccgatttcaaaacactgtttcaggaagcattatgaatcttgtgtcgaatcatgattcaacacgctgattcataacgctccgaagcttaatgaagcagtgttttgaaatcggccatcactatataagtcattattttgttttttggcgcaccaaaaatattcttgtcgctttataatattaatattgaaccactgtactcacatgaactgatttaaatgtgtttttagtacctttatggatcttgagagaggaaatgtcattgctccctatgcaggcctcactgagtcatcagatttcaacaaaaatatcttattttgtgtttcgaagatgaataaaggtcttatgggtgtggaacgacatgagggtgagtaataaatgacattttaatttttgggtgaactaaccctttcaatacaattttgtaacattataaatgtctttaccacttttaatcaaattaatgcatccttggagaataaaagtaatttaaaaaaaaaaaaattaactaggAACCTGAATTTGCAATTATTAAAACCAATTTTCCATTCAACATGGATCAAGACAGAGGACTTTATTCCATAAAGCTCCAGCATGAGGTAGAGATGTGAAGGGATTATCCCATTCCACCAGGTCAGTGGAAGAGGTTCATACAAGTCCCATAACTACAGCTTACTAAATAGATTCCTAAAAAGCAATGAAAGTCGCAGTCACTATTCACTTTATGGAAAACAAAAATGATGGCGGTCATCCTACTTTTGTGCTCCACTGAACAGGTTTGAAACCTCGTGAGAATGACTTCTTTTTCCTCtcattaagtaaataaatacattttctatAAGCAATAATCTATAAGATAGCAAGTAAACCAATATAAACTCATTTTGCTGCACTATGTCACTAAATTAAAAGTCTCTCCTGCGAAGCTCAGAAACCTGCAGGATCCAAAGGCGCTTACTGCATGTCCTGAGGACACACCTGGCTGTGACCCACTAATCTTCACAAACCCACGCCAACAAGCCCGAGACCATCCAAAACACTAACAACTTCTTTACATGCATTTTTGCGCCGACGGTTTCCCCTTTTTCCTTTACATGCCGAACCAGTTCTGGGGCGCCATGTTAGCTTTATCTCCATGTGCGTGCGAAACGCAGTGATCTAAACAACTGACAAAACCTTCAGGAAATAACTCTGTGTTGTATCATAGATTATATAGAAAAGGTAAACGAGTAATCGCGTATACATTTGTCGAGAAAACGGCAATAATATCAAAAGTTGACCGGACAGCATGTGCTAAAACTACGAACACTAGCCGGTTAGCATCTGCGCTCGACGATACAAAGAACAGTGAAAGAGGCAAAATTATATAACCTTTCGTTCATACAAAATTACTTAAGTGGCGTATTAATGGTTTCATAAACGTTTAATGTTCCTGGTTAACTAAGATTTTAAACgtttatataatacattattgACATTGAAACATGAAAATGGACACCCATTTTAAGTTACTAGTAGTATTATATGCGTTTTATTAAGCATCcaaaataactatatatatatatatacataaacagagattgtgtttaatatataacggattagaaaaaaaacaaatgacctGGATTTGTGGAATGAACTCTGAGGGGTGTGGGACACTTAAAACTAACTTTATCTACACATTTCTGTGATAATATCAGTTATGCTTGGGACTTGTAAGACAGACGGGTACCTTTTTCTTCTCCATATTGCGCACTTTCTTTTCAAGAACCACCAGCACCTGCTTCATGGCCTCTGATTGGGTTCCAGTCAGCTGGTTGCTGGCTGTGATTTGGTTCATTGATCCGGGAGCAGATCCCAAGTCTGGGCTGGCAGACTTCACAGTCCTGGTGCCATTTGTTGCCGAGGGCATCTAATCATGGATAAAGGACAGGTTTTAATTGTGGAATCAAATATTAAAATGCTGAAAACAGCCATTTTGAAGCAGAACATGTGTGGTGTAGGTTGCTGTGATCGATGATAGTTTCATTTTCGATCATATCACATTCACTTACTCTTCCAATTGTGATACAAATATGATAAAAATCATATATTTAGGTAATCATATATTCAATTTATCCTcattatataacaaaaatatacattaaagATTTTTCAGCTGGTCATAACAGCCTTTTATTCATCCTACTGCCCTATCTAAATTAcctcatacattttttttttttttttaataaatcaagcTCGTTAAATTCCAACACATTGTCATAGCAACCCATCGTCCACATTTCAACAAAAACAGTCCAGCGTATCATCACATGATCCCAGTGATTTAAATCCATATATGTGCTCACCTTTATGCGCAATATGTCCACAAGGGAAAAAAACAATTGTATAGAGTCAAATGTGCCGAAGCGTTGATTGTGTTGCTTTTATTTTCTCTTCTAATTTACTATGGGATCCGCCCCGCCGGCCTCACCGACAACTGAGAGCGAGTGAAAGGCGAGGAAAAGGTTTATAATGAGGAAGGGCCCCGTTTTGAGACGACCGCGATTTTGCCTGTGGCAAACTTACATTTATATGCAGCTTATTATAACGAATACTGCGAATCCGACCGATAtacaactaaaatatatatatacttcatGGAACGTGTGAGAAGCAGTCGTGAAATGatagaaaatattaataatttactcaGTTGGAAAGCAGGCATACGATGACCTCCTCATTCGGATTTGTCACTGAACGCGTGTCAAAACGAACTGACTTTatgtaaaaattaatattaaggAGAATAAAAAGtgattataaattaaattattaaattc
The nucleotide sequence above comes from Chanodichthys erythropterus isolate Z2021 chromosome 7, ASM2448905v1, whole genome shotgun sequence. Encoded proteins:
- the caprin1b gene encoding caprin-1b, whose protein sequence is MPSATNGTRTVKSASPDLGSAPGSMNQITASNQLTGTQSEAMKQVLVVLEKKVRNMEKKKSKLDDYQARNSKGERLNQDQLEALSKYQEVIHNLEFARELHKSFLALGQEIQKTVKKAARREQLHREEVEQKRLKRVLELQFLLDRLGDESVRQELLQGAGGPSLLTESDLTSLDEFYKLVGPERDQNIRLTDQYQEASQHLWELLEGKEKPVAGTTYKALNETLERVLQSGYFDRVQSHQNGVCAEEEEQTTVVEVSEAEERPPDAEVEVTEEYAEPIPIEATEFVNRQFVSESTYSTGDKEQIEEWSAETEVVNSMQQPVQTTPSPVVPEPHPLTTVTPTPPSDPVIRQQVVQDLMAQMQGPYNFMQDSMLDFDGQSLDPAIVSAQPMKPASMEMPPMVCQPAHPESRLAQPPAVGIQPEPTQIPMVSPPETFSTPPPMYQSSHTADPRPQTNSMDPIQASIPLTEQPPQSTALPPASQTQVIQPGSKPLHSSGINVNAAPFQSMQTVFNLNAPVPPVNDADSMKQASQYQNSYSQGFNSQTQHPVEQTDMPPEQLQSVVGAFHSQDQSLPNSTGHQPMSQQPGGQGNGFSRQSQSFYNSRGMSRGGPRGSRGMMNGYRGQSNGFRGGYEGYRPSFSNSPNSGYGQTQFSTPRDYSNGNYQRDGYQQNYKRGAGQGTRGISRGNTQAMRS